Proteins encoded in a region of the Coffea eugenioides isolate CCC68of chromosome 4, Ceug_1.0, whole genome shotgun sequence genome:
- the LOC113769509 gene encoding pentatricopeptide repeat-containing protein At5g43790-like has translation MNTPLKNHPILQLLYGCKTLNSLWQIHAQMITTGLILHTYPLSRIILVSSSITTNISYAETIFNQVKNPTIFLYNILISCYTTKGKTHDALSLYNRIFSNNMTSSAKPNNYTYPSLFKACGAQLWFQHGKALHAHVLKFLEPPYDQFVQASLLNFYSSCGKIGIARYLFDQTIQPDLAVWNSILSAYATNCSVNFDANADSFCDSTGLWLEVLHLFSEMQKCSIQPNEVTLVALISACADLGALSQGMWAHGYVVRKKLGLNIYLGSALINMYSNCGCLKLAYQLFDELPERDTFCYNAMIRGLAVHGHGREALELFEKMALEGLVPDDVTLLVVMFACSHLGLVDQGCKYFYAMHRDYGIAPKLEHYGCLVDILGRAGRVAEAEETIHAMPMKPTAVLWRSLLGAARVHGNIQVGKVALKYLIQLEPETSGNYVLLSNIYASMNRWDDVKNVRKLMKEFGINKMPGTSILEIDGEMHEFSSGDKTHPKAKEIYLKLDDMNGRLKEHGYKPRTREVLFDIEEEEKEDHLSYHSERLAIAFALMECRSDSPIRIIKNLRVCGDCHDIAKLISRIYGRELIVRDRSRFHHFREGTCSCLDYW, from the coding sequence ATGAATACCCCCTTGAAAAATCACCCAATTCTCCAACTCTTGTATGGATGCAAAACCTTAAATTCGTTGTGGCAAATTCATGCCCAGATGATCACAACAGGCCTCATCCTCCACACCTACCCTTTAAGCCGCATCATCCTTGTTTCCTCCTCCATCACCACCAACATATCTTATGCAGAAACCATCTTCAACCAAGTCAAAAACCCAACAATTTTCCTGTACAACATCCTCATTTCATGCTATACCACGAAAGGCAAAACCCATGATGCATTATCACTGTACAACCGAATTTTTAGTAATAATATGACTAGCTCTGCAAAACCCAATAATTATACATACCCATCTCTTTTTAAGGCCTGTGGAGCTCAACTATGGTTCCAACATGGAAAAGCCTTGCATGCCCACGTCCTAAAATTTCTTGAACCACCCTATGATCAATTTGTTCAAGCCTCATTGCTTAATTTTTATTCAAGCTGTGGAAAAATTGGTATTGCCAGATATCTTTTTGATCAGACTATTCAGCCTGATTTGGCTGTGTGGAACTCTATACTCTCAGCTTATGCAACTAATTGTAGTGTAAATTTTGATGCCAATGCGGATAGTTTTTGTGATAGCACGGGTCTCTGGCTAGAAGTATTGCATTTGTTCAGTGAAATGCAGAAGTGTTCAATTCAACCTAATGAAGTGACCCTTGTGGCTTTGATTAGTGCTTGTGCTGATTTAGGCGCACTTAGTCAAGGAATGTGGGCTCATGGTTATGTAGTTAGAAAGAAACTTGGGCTTAATATTTATCTTGGCTCTGCATTGATCAACATGTATTCAAATTGTGGGTGTCTCAAGTTGGCTTACCagttgtttgatgaattgcccGAGAGGGACACGTTTTGTTATAATGCTATGATTAGAGGGCTTGCAGTTCATGGTCATGGTCGAGAGGCGCTCGAATTGTTTGAGAAGATGGCCCTGGAGGGGTTAGTTCCGGATGATGTCACACTTTTGGTTGTAATGTTTGCTTGCTCGCATTTGGGATTGGTGGATCAGGGGTGCAAATACTTTTACGCAATGCACAGAGATTATGGGATTGCCCCTAAGCTCGAACATTATGGTTGCCTAGTGGATATCTTGGGCCGAGCAGGTCGTGTGGCGGAGGCTGAGGAAACGATTCATGCCATGCCCATGAAGCCTACTGCTGTCTTATGGAGGTCTTTACTCGGGGCAGCTAGAGTTCACGGGAACATACAGGTGGGGAAAGTTGCGTTGAAGTATTTGATACAACTAGAGCCCGAAACTAGCGGGAATTATGTTCTCCTTTCAAACATTTATGCCAGCATGAATAGATGGGATGATGTGAAGAATGTCAGGAAGTTGATGAAAGAGTTTGGGATAAATAAAATGCCAGGAACCAGTATCCTTGAGATTGATGGAGAAATGCACGAGTTTTCTAGTGGTGACAAAACACATCCAAAAGCGAAAGAGATATATTTGAAGCTAGACGATATGAATGGTAGGCTAAAGGAGCATGGTTATAAGCCAAGAACCAGAGAAGTGTTGTTTGACattgaagaggaagagaagGAAGATCATCTTTCATATCATAGTGAAAGGTTAGCTATTGCTTTTGCTCTTATGGAATGTCGTTCTGATTCACCTATTAGAATTATAAAGAATCTTCGAGTATGTGGTGATTGTCATGATATTGCAAAACTTATTTCAAGGATATATGGAAGAGAGCTTATAGTAAGGGACAGAAGTAGATTTCACCATTTCAGGGAAGGGACCTGTTCATGTTTGGACTATTGGTAA
- the LOC113767905 gene encoding calmodulin, translating into MAEQLTEEQIAEFKEAFSLFDKDGDGCITTKELGTVMRSLGQNPTEAELQDMINEVDADQNGTIDFPEFLNLMARKMKDTDSEEELKEAFKVFDKDQNGFISAAELRHVMTNLGEKLTDEEVDEMIREADVDGDGQVNYEEFVRMMLAK; encoded by the exons ATGGCAGAGCAGTTGACGGAGGAGCAGATCGCCGAGTTCAAGGAAGCTTTCAGCCTCTTTGATAAGGATGGCGATG GCTGCATCACTACAAAGGAATTGGGAACTGTAATGAGGTCACTGGGGCAGAATCCCACTGAAGCTGAGCTGCAGGATATGATCAATGAGGTTGATGCTGATCAAAATGGAACCATTGATTTCCCTGAGTTCTTGAATCTCATGGCGCGTAAAATGAAA GATACTGATTCTGAGGAGGAACTCAAGGAAGCTTTCAAGGTTTTTGATAAGGATCAAAATGGCTTCATCTCGGCTGCTGAG CTTCGTCATGTGATGACAAACCTTGGGGAGAAGTTGACTGATGAAGAAGTTGATGAGATGATCAGGGAAGCGGATGTGGATGGTGATGGTCAGGTTAACTATGAGGAATTTGTGAGGATGATGCTTGCCAAGTAG
- the LOC113768417 gene encoding putative 3,4-dihydroxy-2-butanone kinase: MAFQGKKLINDPNDVVTEFIEGLVETYPGLQYLDGFPEVKVVLRADISGSTHDKVAVISGGGSGHEPAHAGFVGEGMLTAAICGDVFASPPVDSILAGIRAVTGPMGCLLIVKNYTGDRLNFGLAAEQAKSEGYKVEMVIVGDDCALPPPRGIAGRRGLAGTIFVHKVAGAAAACGLSLSAVAAEAKRASELIGTMGVALSVCTLPGQVTSDRLGHGKMELGLGIHGEPGAAVADLQPVDVIVSHVLKQILSLETNYVPITRGSRVVLMINGLGGTPVMELMIATGKAVPRLQLEHGLAVERVYTGSFMTSLDMAGFSITVMKANEEILNRLDAPTKAPCWPVGADGNRPPAKIPVPLPPSLSTKSDETLSRPEQLSSQGYLLEVAIEAGATAVINLSDSLNEWDSKVGDGDCGSTMFRGATAIMEDMKKYYPLNDPAETVNEIGSSIRRVMGGTSGILYDIFCKAAYAQLKAKGKSVITPMHWAGALEAAIAAVSKYGGANAGYRTMLDALIPASSVLKERLAAGDNPVDAFVLSAEAATAGAVSTKDMQAQAGRSTYVSADNLASVPDPGAMAAASWYAAAAAAAKSKSQAS; this comes from the exons ATGGCTTTCCAGGGCAAGAAACTCATCAATGACCCAAACG ATGTTGTTACTGAGTTTATTGAAGGTTTGGTGGAAACATATCCGGGTTTGCAGTATTTGGATGGTTTCCCTGAG GTTAAAGTTGTGTTGAGAGCCGACATCTCAGGTTCAACACATGACAAAGTTGCAGTGATATCAG GAGGTGGAAGTGGACATGAGCCTGCTCATGCAGGATTTGTGGGAGAAGGGATGCTGACCGCAGCAATTTGTGGGGATGTTTTTGCCTCCCCACCTGTTGACTCCATTTTAGCT GGCATTCGAGCAGTGACTGGTCCAATGGGATGCCTCCTGATTGTTAAG AATTATACTGGTGATAGATTGAACTTTGGCCTGGCAGCTGAGCAAGCAAAATCTGAAGGCTACAAAGTAGAG ATGGTAATTGTTGGCGATGATTGTGCTTTACCTCCTCCTAGAGGAATAGCCGGACGAAGGGGTTTGGCTGGGACCATTTTTGTTCACAAG GTTGCTGGAGCTGCAGCAGCTTGTGGCCTGTCTCTTTCTGCTGTTGCTGCTGAAGCAAAACGTGCATCAGAATTGATTGGCACAATGGGTGTCGCGTTGTCTGTTTGCACGTTGCCAGGTCAAGTAACATCGGATCGTTTAGGCCATGGAAAAATGGAGCTTGGTCTTGGAATC CATGGAGAACCAGGCGCTGCTGTAGCTGATCTTCAGCCTGTGGATGTGATAGTCTCTCATGTTCTGAAGCAGATATTGTCACTG GAGACCAACTATGTTCCTATTACACGGGGAAGTAGAGTAGTGCTGATGATTAATGG TTTGGGAGGTACTCCTGTTATGGAATTGATGATTGCAACTGGAAAAGCGGTACCTAGGTTGCAGCTTGAACATGGACTGGCTGTTGAGAGGGTGTACACAGGCTCATTTATGACTTCTCTTGACATGGCTG GATTTTCAATAACTGTGATGAAAGcaaatgaagaaattttgaaTCGCTTGGATGCACCAACTAAGGCTCCATGTTGGCCCGTTGGTGCTGATG GTAATCGTCCACCTGCCAAGATTCCTGTTCCCCTTCCACCATCACTTTCAACAAAGAGTGATGAG ACATTGAGTCGGCCTGAACAGCTAAGCTCCCAGGGTTATCTTCTTGAGGTGGCTATTGAAGCAGGGGCAACAGCAGTTATCAATCTAAGTGACAGCTTAAACGAATGGGACAGCAAAGTGGGTGATGGAGACTGTGGTTCTACA ATGTTCAGAGGTGCAACCGCGATAATGGAAGACATGAAGAAGTA TTATCCGCTGAATGACCCTGCTGAAACAGTTAATGAAATTGGATCTTCTATCAGAAGAGTGATGGGAGGAACAAGTGGAATCTT ATATGATATATTCTGTAAGGCAGCTTACGCACAGTTGAAAGCAAAGGGCAAGTCGGTTATAACGCCAATGCATT GGGCTGGAGCTCTTGAAGCTGCTATTGCTGCAGTTAGTAAGTATGGAGGAGCAAATGCTGGTTATCGCACAATGTTGGATGCACTTATTCCAGCATCATCAGTACTTAAAGAG AGGTTAGCTGCCGGGGACAATCCGGTGGATGCATTTGTTCTTTCTGCTGAAGCAGCAACTGCAGGAGCTGTCTCAACTAAGGACATGCAAGCTCAG GCTGGTCGGTCGACTTATGTCTCTGCAGATAATCTTGCGTCAGTCCCGGATCCAGGTGCAATGGCTGCAGCTTCTTGGTATGCTGCAGCTGCCGCAGCTGCAAAGAGCAAGAGCCAGGCGTCATAA